The following proteins are encoded in a genomic region of Diabrotica virgifera virgifera chromosome 1, PGI_DIABVI_V3a:
- the LOC126891552 gene encoding uncharacterized protein LOC126891552 yields the protein MPLTREQQLEIRSAADVSIKQLCQDQTFIKSIVDSVSAGIVQILNSKLDVYEKKIDDLKTEITKIKTDHEVEIQTIKASLIDLNKKGDSFDMIKITTELNQIKRKESNILIFGVPETEIHLQAYIENMFTAISMNRNPQLNGLHVSRLVLQPSANSNKCRPIKVTFPNSNQVTNFLKLNPKLKSLDCYKNIYMRSDQTVMQQSWLRDGVRSSELFPEDTYTVYRKDRSFGKFGGGVIFAVNNNVCHSEQHSVVFPIEKIDVLCVKVFKTNIKPIFFITVYIPPNVTFSEYSDFFDYIETFHETHEVVLIGDFNLTDLAAYYVNNSQITPLINRFVQLLNYTDSVQCNKIKNIHGKILDLIVTPSVFSCEVTPEVNALVPIDYHHPALTCYFPYEVKEDEYFVPNQKRLNFRKYNVNKFNKLLTEMDWSHLKHFSDVDSAVDSFSLSLQEIIDKCVPLSSTRSQKYPAWFTSEIIAKVKRKHHYLRMYRRSKYCFYLQRAKDLRRTIKLEIQLEYKKFIERSQNSFKSDARQFWNFVNAKNNKSRIPGLMKYGSNKFTTSQDIVNAFANFFKSVYISDSNSSPSVTSYFNYNPSSYFNIGKITSNDIIEGAKKLKNKFSCGPDNFPVSILKCHVESFIEPLVVIFNLILKTTAFPAAWKNTRKKE from the exons ATGCCATTAACCAGGGAACAGCAACTTGAAATAAGAAGTGCGGCCGACGTATCTATTAAACAACTTTGTCAAGATCAAACTTTTATTAAATCCATCGTCGATAGTGTTTCTGCTGGTATAGTGCAAATTTTAAATAGCAAACTTGATGTTTATGAGAAAAAGATCGACGACCTAAAAactgaaataacaaaaataaaaactgacCACGAAGTCGAAATACAGACAATTAAGGCAAGCCTAATTGACTTAAACAAAAAAGGGGATTCCTTCGATATGATAAAAATAACGACAGAGTTGaaccaaattaaaagaaaagaaagtaatattttaatatttggtGTTCCTGAAACTGAAATTCATTTGCAAGCTTATATTGAAAATATGTTTACAGCTATATCAATGAATCGAAATCCGCAATTAAATGGTTTACATGTTTCCCGTTTAGTTCTACAACCGTCAGCCAACTCAAATAAATGTCGTCCAATTAAAGTTACGTTTCCGAATAGTAATCAagtgactaattttttaaagctaaATCCCAAACTCAAATCATTAGACTGTTATAAGAATATATATATGAGGTCAGATCAAACTGTTATGCAAC AATCTTGGCTTCGGGATGGAGTACGCAGTAGTGAACTATTTCCTGAAGACACCTACACAGTTTATCGTAAAGATAGAAGTTTTGGCAAGTTTGGAGGAGGAGTGATTTTTGCTGTAAATAATAACGTGTGTCATTCAGAACAACATAGTGTAGTGTTTCCTATAGAAAAAATTGATGTTTTATGTGTTAAAGTTTTCAAAACCAATATCAAACCAATCTTCTTTATAACAGTTTATATTCCACCTAACGTGACATTTAGTGAGTATTCTGATTTTTTTGACTATATTGAAACTTTCCATGAAACTCATGAGGTCGTTTTGATTGgagattttaatttaacagatctTGCGGCATATTATGTTAATAATAGTCAAATAACTCCTTTAATTAATAGATTTGTTCAACTATTAAACTATACAGATTCTGTACaatgtaacaaaataaaaaatatacatggaaagatattagatttgattgTAACACCGTCAGTTTTTAGTTGCGAAGTTACACCTGAAGTCAATGCCTTAGTTCCTATTGATTATCATCATCCTGCTTTAACTTGTTATTTTCCGTATGAAGTCAAAGAAGATGAATATTTTGTTCCGAATCAGAAACgtcttaattttagaaaatataacgTAAATAAATTTAACAAACTTTTAACCGAAATGGACTGGAgtcatttaaaacatttttcagatgtaGATTCTGCTGTAGATTCGTTTAGTTTGTCTCTCCAAGAAATTATAGATAAATGTGTTCCACTTAGTTCAACTAGATCTCAAAAATATCCAGCATGGTTTACATCTGAAATAATCGCCAAAGTTAAACGTAAACATCATTATCTGAGAATGTATAGACGaagtaaatattgtttttaccTCCAACGAGCTAAAGATCTCAGGAGAActattaaattagaaatacaactagaatataaaaaatttattgaaagaTCCCAAAATTCTTTTAAGTCAGATGCGAGACAATTTTGGAACTTTGTTAAtgccaaaaataataaatcacggATACCTGGTCTGATGAAATACGGTAGTAATAAGTTTACCACGAGTCAAGATATAGTAAACGCATTTGCAAACTTCTTTAAGAGTGTTTATATTTCTGATAGTAATAGCTCTCCTTCTGTTACatcttattttaattataatccAAGTTCTTACTTTAATATCGGTAAAATTACCAGTAACGATATTATAGAAGgtgcaaagaaattaaaaaataaattttcctgCGGTCCTGATAATTTTCCTGTTTCGATACTTAAATGTCACGTCGAGTCATTCATAGAACCACTTGTTGTAATTTTTAACCTCATTCTTAAGACAACAGCATTTCCAGCTGCGTGGAAAAATACAAGA AAAAAAGAATAA